A genomic region of Palaemon carinicauda isolate YSFRI2023 chromosome 11, ASM3689809v2, whole genome shotgun sequence contains the following coding sequences:
- the LOC137649628 gene encoding D(1)-like dopamine receptor — protein sequence MEETSWQPTLSSVSPDTERIEGIVTTATADSLLPFSICLFITCTMALIANAFMIASIIKSRTLRRKRSSHFTVSFLLSSASTAVSCMNIVGLSWIDDANEEHEKISSFVWTVLFGLLWNFGIAHYFTSCALALTRLMAMAWPVKYQKLMSTKISNFLVGLPWFFSVFVCLPAFYGVLGKPDSKMYEYTPGQKRSDKIWAMAYMATSVGGPVMIACVSYIVMFIMATGSQCEDNSQGRNSGHRISQWQSGITRALLANLIIQLSCNIPHAVCHAVDGLNKNPVFKATVHVICSVQYILDPLMFFIVAQEYRKAGLEFLKFVFPRGHRSVPTSSDSCGTSNRLKTFVEQNTCDL from the exons ATGGAAGAGACCTCATGGCAACCAACGCTATCTTCAGTATCACCTGACACCGAAAGAATTGAAGGAATTGTAACAACGGCAACAGCTGATTCCCTTTTACCTTTCAGCATCTGTTTATTCATCACGTGCACCATGGCTCTTATAG CTAATGCATTCATGATCGCGTCAATCATAAAATCGAGGACTCTACGTAGAAAACGATCCAGCCATTTCACTGTGAGTTTCCTCCTATCATCGGCGTCAACGGCCGTCAGTTGCATGAACATCGTTGGACTGTCTTGGATTGACGACGCCAATGAAGAACACGAGAAAATCTCATCATTTGTGTGGACAGTTCTGTTTGGTCTCCTCTGGAACTTTGGCATTGCGCATTATTTCACTTCGTGCGCCCTTGCTTTGACAAG ATTAATGGCAATGGCGTGGCCAGTAAAATACCAGAAGTTGATGTCTACGAAAATCAGTAATTTCCTGGTTGGGTTACCATGGTTCTTTTCAGTATTTGTCTGTTTGCCTGCTTTCTATGGA GTCCTTGGTAAGCCAGACTCCAAGATGTATGAATACACACCTGGGCAGAAAAGGTCAGACAAGATCTGGGCAATGGCTTACATGGCGACGTCAGTCGGCGGTCCTGTGATGATTGCATGCGTCTCATATATTGTGATGTTTATCATG GCCACTGGATCACAGTGCGAGGACAACTCTCAAGGGCGCAATAGTGGCCATCGCATTTCCCAATGGCAAAGTGGCATAACGAGGGCCTTACTTGCAAATCTCATTATCCAACTGTCTTGCAATATTCCCCATGCCGTATGTCACGCAGTTGACGGCCTAAACAAGAATCCTGTGTTCAAAGCAACGGTCCACGTCATCTGTTCCGTGCAATATATCCTGGATCCTTTGATGTTCTTCATTGTGGCACAGGAATATCGCAAAGCTGGTCTGGAATTTCTGAAGTTCGTCTTTCCCAGAGGTCATAGGTCGGTGCCCACTTCTTCAGACTCGTGTGGAACGTCCAACAGGTTGAAAACGTTTGTTGAGCAGAATACTTGTGATTTGTAG